From a single Larimichthys crocea isolate SSNF chromosome XIII, L_crocea_2.0, whole genome shotgun sequence genomic region:
- the nr4a3 gene encoding nuclear receptor subfamily 4 group A member 3 isoform X4, giving the protein MRTAHRSPLVWFQVRLSKQFLDFSLSLWMNPERANTVVIRDTGSEERAQPSSETRQSDTSSATPAESSTLQEPCPGRSHATPQSRTPSTIQREALSPDMPCVQAQYGPAPPGSAYSGQSFSYQGDSYGSDLMTPDYTKLDLGGGEISAAAATTSLPSFNVFVEGSYEPKSSCLYQMPPHRPTIKKEEESYPTAPPLEAMSSSTMYFKQSPPSTPTTPSLPPQPGSSFLWDDHPLAPPTHSHSLGSSLDAGPLKSPRFPHFYQHSPPHSGGSVGGYESLGGGLVRTSSSSSSSSSSVSHHHGPPLEQPMYQLHRGAGGSSLAFRSLALGPCGPLLGDSLPSPPPRGPQGEGTCAVCGDNAACQHYGVRTCEGCKGFFKRTVQKNAKYVCLASKNCPVDKRRRNRCQYCRFQKCLSVGMVKEVVRTDSLKGRRGRLPSKPKSPLQTEASPPSPPLSLLSALLRAYSHCTPRDLDYSQFSAADPPTSSSDAEHIQLFYRLLTISMETTRCWADRLPGFSELQRDDQNLLIDSAFLELFVLRLAHRSMLSEDKLVFCNGLVLHRFQCLRGFGEWLDSIRDFSTHLQSLNLDASAFACLAALVLLTEQVPGLKDSKRVEELQNKVICCLRDHLGCGPSSSSSKAAPPLSRVLGLRAELRSQRTQGLQRIFYLKLEDLVPPPPLIDRFLDTLPY; this is encoded by the exons ATGCGCACGGCGCACAGGAGTCCGCTGGTTTGGTTTCAGGTCCGACTCTCCAAACAATTTctagatttctctctctctctctggatgaaCCCTGAGCGGGCGAATACGGTGGTGATCAGAG ACACAGGTTCGGAAGAGCGCGCCCAGCCGAGCTCCGAGACACGGCAATCGGACACTTCCTCTGCGACGCCCGCCGAATCCTCCACGCTCCAGGAGCCCTGTCCCGGCCGCAGCCACGCCACCCCGCAATCCCGGACACCCAGCACCATTCAGCGCGAAGCTCTTTCACCAG ACATGCCCTGTGTGCAGGCTCAGTACGGGCCCGCCCCTCCAGGCTCAGCCTACTCTGGCCAGTCCTTCAGTTACCAGGGCGACAGCTATGGCTCTGACCTCATGACCCCTGACTACACCAAGCTGGACCTTGGTGGCGGTGAGATCTCAGCAgccgccgccaccacctccctccccaGCTTCAATGTTTTTGTGGAGGGGAGCTACGAGCCCAAGTCCTCCTGCCTTTACCAGATGCCTCCACACAGGCCCACCAtcaaaaaggaggaggagagctacCCGACTGCTCCGCCACTGGAGGCCATGTCCTCCTCCACCATGTACTTTAAACAGTCCCCCCCTTCCACTCCCACCACCCCGTCCCTGCCGCCCCAACCTGGCTCCTCCTTCCTGTGGGATGATCACCCCCTAGCACCTCCAACTCACTCCCATTCTCTGGGTTCCAGCTTGGATGCAGGCCCCCTCAAGTCGCCCCGCTTTCCACACTTCTACCAGCACTCACCGCCCCATAGTGGCGGCAGCGTCGGCGGTTATGAGAGCCTGGGTGGAGGACTGGTTCgcacttcctcctcttcctcctcctcttcatcctcggTCTCCCATCATCACGGTCCACCCCTGGAGCAGCCCATGTACCAGCTTCACCGCGGCGCTGGGGGCAGCAGCCTCGCCTTCCGCTCTCTGGCTCTTGGGCCCTGTGGCCCCCTACTAGGAGACAGCCTGCCCTCGCCTCCTCCACGTGGCCCCCAAGGAGAGGGCACCTGTGCAGTGTGTGGGGACAATGCGGCCTGCCAGCACTACGGCGTACGCACGTGTGAGGGCTGCAAGGGCTTCTTCAAG cgCACCGTGCAGAAAAACGCCAAGTATGTGTGTCTGGCCAGTAAGAACTGTCCTGTGGACAAGAGGAGACGCAACCGCTGCCAGTACTGCCGCTTTCAGAAGTGTCTGAGCGTTGGCATGGTGAAGGAAG TGGTGCGTACTGATAGCTTGAAGGGGCGCCGAGGCCGTCTGCCTTCCAAACCAAAGAGCCCCCTGCAGACGGAAGCGtcccctccttctccaccaCTCAGTCTGCTCTCCGCTCTGCTCAGGGCTTACTCCCACTGCACACCCCGTGACCTCGACTACAGCCAG TTCAGTGCTGCCgaccctcccacctcctcctcagaTGCTGAGCACATCCAGCTCTTCTACAGGCTGCTCACCATCTCGATGGAGACCACGCGATGCTGGGCCGACCGGCTTCCCGGCTTCTCCGAGCTCCAGCGTGACGATCAGAACCTGCTCATAGACTCTGCCTTCCTGGAGCTGTTTGTCCTGCGATTGGCTCACAG gtcgATGCTGTCGGAGGATAAACTAGTGTTCTGTAACGGTTTGGTGCTGCACAGGTTCCAGTGCCTTCGTGGGTTCGGAGAATGGCTGGACTCCATTCGAGACTTCTCCACCCACCTCCAGAGCCTAAACCTGGACGCCTCTGCCTTCGCCTGCTTGGCTGCTCTCGTACTGCTCACAG agcAAGTCCCAGGTCTGAAGGACTCAAAGCGGGTTGAGGAGCTGCAGAATAAAGTTATCTGTTGTCTCAGAGACCACCTGGGTTGCGgcccttcttcctcctcgtccaAGGCTGCGCCTCCTCTGAGTCGTGTTCTGGGTCTAAGGGCAGAGCTCCGTTCCCAGAGGACCCAGGGCCTTCAACGAATCTTCTACCTGAAGCTAGAGGACCTGGTACCGCCGCCTCCATTGATCGACAGGTTCCTGGACACTCTGCCCTACTGA
- the stx17 gene encoding syntaxin-17: MAEEGNKLTLRRLEAPIHKFIKVALPTDLERLQKHHNNILKYQHSKQWDRLHQEQINASRTVQQLRANIREMEKLCARVRAEDAAALEELVKPVKDRASAAAQDFLLLHSNPVSQPTPPAAQPSSCVSSSCPADDDEEPVYGRQLQLRLPEIPDDQSAAESWDNLEEDLKELSGLVTEFSLLVHSQQEKIDSIEDNVNTAAANVEEGTKSLGKAVGYKLAVLPVAGALLGGVLGGPLGLLAGFKAAGVAAALGGGALGFAGGNIVQKHRKARIDLQMKQLTAPPPEPPESSKDK; this comes from the exons ATGGCAGAGGAAGGCAACAAGCTGACACTGAGGCGCCTAGAGGCACCAATCCACAAGTTCATTAAAGTGGCTCTACCCACGGACCTGGAGAGGCTGCAGAAACACCACAATAACATACTGAAG TACCAGCATAGCAAGCAATGGGACCGCCTTCATCAGGAGCAAATCAATGCCAGCAGAACGGTTCAG CAGTTGAGAGCTAACatcagagagatggagaagctGTGCGCTCGGGTCCGCGCTGAAGATGCCGCCGCCCTGGAAGAGCTTGTCAAGCCAGTCAAAGACAGGGCGTCAGCCGCCGCACAGGACTTCTTGCTCTTGCACTCTAACCCTGTGTCTCAGCCAACACCACCTGCCGCTCAGCCGTCCAGCTGTGTGTCCAGCAGCTGCCCAGCTGATGACGATGAGGAGCCAGTGTATGGGAGACAGCTTCAGCTCCGGCTTCCAGAAATCCCTGATGATCAGAGTGCAGCTGAGTCCTGGGACAACCTGGAagag gatcTGAAGGAGCTGAGCGGTTTGGTGACGGAGTTCTCTCTACTTGTCCAC TCCCAGCAGGAGAAGATTGACAGCATAGAGGACAACGTCAACACAGCCGCTGCCAACGTGGAGGAGGGGACCAAGAGCCTGGggaag GCGGTGGGGTACAAGTTGGCGGTGTTACCGGTTGCTGGGGCGCTGCTGGGTGGTGTGTTAGGAGGTCCACTTGGCTTGCTGGCTGGGTTCAAAGCTGCAGGGGTGGCTGCCGCTCTGGGAGGTGGCGCCCTGGGGTTTGCTGGAGGCAACATAGTCCAGAAACACCGCAAAGCCAGAATAGATCTACAAATGAAGCAACTGACTGCACCACCACCAGAACCACCAGAGTCGAGCAAGGACAAATGA
- the nr4a3 gene encoding nuclear receptor subfamily 4 group A member 3 isoform X2: protein MPCVQAQYGPAPPGSAYSGQSFSYQGDSYGSDLMTPDYTKLDLGGGEISAAAATTSLPSFNVFVEGSYEPKSSCLYQMPPHRPTIKKEEESYPTAPPLEAMSSSTMYFKQSPPSTPTTPSLPPQPGSSFLWDDHPLAPPTHSHSLGSSLDAGPLKSPRFPHFYQHSPPHSGGSVGGYESLGGGLVRTSSSSSSSSSSVSHHHGPPLEQPMYQLHRGAGGSSLAFRSLALGPCGPLLGDSLPSPPPRGPQGEGTCAVCGDNAACQHYGVRTCEGCKGFFKRTVQKNAKYVCLASKNCPVDKRRRNRCQYCRFQKCLSVGMVKEVVRTDSLKGRRGRLPSKPKSPLQTEASPPSPPLSLLSALLRAYSHCTPRDLDYSQFSAADPPTSSSDAEHIQLFYRLLTISMETTRCWADRLPGFSELQRDDQNLLIDSAFLELFVLRLAHRSMLSEDKLVFCNGLVLHRFQCLRGFGEWLDSIRDFSTHLQSLNLDASAFACLAALVLLTEQVPGLKDSKRVEELQNKVICCLRDHLGCGPSSSSSKAAPPLSRVLGLRAELRSQRTQGLQRIFYLKLEDLVPPPPLIDRFLDTLPY, encoded by the exons ATGCCCTGTGTGCAGGCTCAGTACGGGCCCGCCCCTCCAGGCTCAGCCTACTCTGGCCAGTCCTTCAGTTACCAGGGCGACAGCTATGGCTCTGACCTCATGACCCCTGACTACACCAAGCTGGACCTTGGTGGCGGTGAGATCTCAGCAgccgccgccaccacctccctccccaGCTTCAATGTTTTTGTGGAGGGGAGCTACGAGCCCAAGTCCTCCTGCCTTTACCAGATGCCTCCACACAGGCCCACCAtcaaaaaggaggaggagagctacCCGACTGCTCCGCCACTGGAGGCCATGTCCTCCTCCACCATGTACTTTAAACAGTCCCCCCCTTCCACTCCCACCACCCCGTCCCTGCCGCCCCAACCTGGCTCCTCCTTCCTGTGGGATGATCACCCCCTAGCACCTCCAACTCACTCCCATTCTCTGGGTTCCAGCTTGGATGCAGGCCCCCTCAAGTCGCCCCGCTTTCCACACTTCTACCAGCACTCACCGCCCCATAGTGGCGGCAGCGTCGGCGGTTATGAGAGCCTGGGTGGAGGACTGGTTCgcacttcctcctcttcctcctcctcttcatcctcggTCTCCCATCATCACGGTCCACCCCTGGAGCAGCCCATGTACCAGCTTCACCGCGGCGCTGGGGGCAGCAGCCTCGCCTTCCGCTCTCTGGCTCTTGGGCCCTGTGGCCCCCTACTAGGAGACAGCCTGCCCTCGCCTCCTCCACGTGGCCCCCAAGGAGAGGGCACCTGTGCAGTGTGTGGGGACAATGCGGCCTGCCAGCACTACGGCGTACGCACGTGTGAGGGCTGCAAGGGCTTCTTCAAG cgCACCGTGCAGAAAAACGCCAAGTATGTGTGTCTGGCCAGTAAGAACTGTCCTGTGGACAAGAGGAGACGCAACCGCTGCCAGTACTGCCGCTTTCAGAAGTGTCTGAGCGTTGGCATGGTGAAGGAAG TGGTGCGTACTGATAGCTTGAAGGGGCGCCGAGGCCGTCTGCCTTCCAAACCAAAGAGCCCCCTGCAGACGGAAGCGtcccctccttctccaccaCTCAGTCTGCTCTCCGCTCTGCTCAGGGCTTACTCCCACTGCACACCCCGTGACCTCGACTACAGCCAG TTCAGTGCTGCCgaccctcccacctcctcctcagaTGCTGAGCACATCCAGCTCTTCTACAGGCTGCTCACCATCTCGATGGAGACCACGCGATGCTGGGCCGACCGGCTTCCCGGCTTCTCCGAGCTCCAGCGTGACGATCAGAACCTGCTCATAGACTCTGCCTTCCTGGAGCTGTTTGTCCTGCGATTGGCTCACAG gtcgATGCTGTCGGAGGATAAACTAGTGTTCTGTAACGGTTTGGTGCTGCACAGGTTCCAGTGCCTTCGTGGGTTCGGAGAATGGCTGGACTCCATTCGAGACTTCTCCACCCACCTCCAGAGCCTAAACCTGGACGCCTCTGCCTTCGCCTGCTTGGCTGCTCTCGTACTGCTCACAG agcAAGTCCCAGGTCTGAAGGACTCAAAGCGGGTTGAGGAGCTGCAGAATAAAGTTATCTGTTGTCTCAGAGACCACCTGGGTTGCGgcccttcttcctcctcgtccaAGGCTGCGCCTCCTCTGAGTCGTGTTCTGGGTCTAAGGGCAGAGCTCCGTTCCCAGAGGACCCAGGGCCTTCAACGAATCTTCTACCTGAAGCTAGAGGACCTGGTACCGCCGCCTCCATTGATCGACAGGTTCCTGGACACTCTGCCCTACTGA
- the nr4a3 gene encoding nuclear receptor subfamily 4 group A member 3 isoform X3, whose translation MRTAHRSPLVWFQVRLSKQFLDFSLSLWMNPERANTVVIRGKKSDGLEALAQTAFLKVVTFVDTGSEERAQPSSETRQSDTSSATPAESSTLQEPCPGRSHATPQSRTPSTIQREALSPDMPCVQAQYGPAPPGSAYSGQSFSYQGDSYGSDLMTPDYTKLDLGGGEISAAAATTSLPSFNVFVEGSYEPKSSCLYQMPPHRPTIKKEEESYPTAPPLEAMSSSTMYFKQSPPSTPTTPSLPPQPGSSFLWDDHPLAPPTHSHSLGSSLDAGPLKSPRFPHFYQHSPPHSGGSVGGYESLGGGLVRTSSSSSSSSSSVSHHHGPPLEQPMYQLHRGAGGSSLAFRSLALGPCGPLLGDSLPSPPPRGPQGEGTCAVCGDNAACQHYGVRTCEGCKGFFKRTVQKNAKYVCLASKNCPVDKRRRNRCQYCRFQKCLSVGMVKEVVRTDSLKGRRGRLPSKPKSPLQTEASPPSPPLSLLSALLRAYSHCTPRDLDYSQFSAADPPTSSSDAEHIQLFYRLLTISMETTRCWADRLPGFSELQRDDQNLLIDSAFLELFVLRLAHRSMLSEDKLVFCNGLVLHRFQCLRGFGEWLDSIRDFSTHLQSLNLDASAFACLAALVLLTEQVPGLKDSKRVEELQNKVICCLRDHLGCGPSSSSSKAAPPLSRVLGLRAELRSQRTQGLQRIFYLKLEDLVPPPPLIDRFLDTLPY comes from the exons ATGCGCACGGCGCACAGGAGTCCGCTGGTTTGGTTTCAGGTCCGACTCTCCAAACAATTTctagatttctctctctctctctggatgaaCCCTGAGCGGGCGAATACGGTGGTGATCAGAGGCAAGAAAAGCGATGGCCTGGAGGCACTGGCAcaaactgcttttttaaaagttgtcaCTTTTGTAG ACACAGGTTCGGAAGAGCGCGCCCAGCCGAGCTCCGAGACACGGCAATCGGACACTTCCTCTGCGACGCCCGCCGAATCCTCCACGCTCCAGGAGCCCTGTCCCGGCCGCAGCCACGCCACCCCGCAATCCCGGACACCCAGCACCATTCAGCGCGAAGCTCTTTCACCAG ACATGCCCTGTGTGCAGGCTCAGTACGGGCCCGCCCCTCCAGGCTCAGCCTACTCTGGCCAGTCCTTCAGTTACCAGGGCGACAGCTATGGCTCTGACCTCATGACCCCTGACTACACCAAGCTGGACCTTGGTGGCGGTGAGATCTCAGCAgccgccgccaccacctccctccccaGCTTCAATGTTTTTGTGGAGGGGAGCTACGAGCCCAAGTCCTCCTGCCTTTACCAGATGCCTCCACACAGGCCCACCAtcaaaaaggaggaggagagctacCCGACTGCTCCGCCACTGGAGGCCATGTCCTCCTCCACCATGTACTTTAAACAGTCCCCCCCTTCCACTCCCACCACCCCGTCCCTGCCGCCCCAACCTGGCTCCTCCTTCCTGTGGGATGATCACCCCCTAGCACCTCCAACTCACTCCCATTCTCTGGGTTCCAGCTTGGATGCAGGCCCCCTCAAGTCGCCCCGCTTTCCACACTTCTACCAGCACTCACCGCCCCATAGTGGCGGCAGCGTCGGCGGTTATGAGAGCCTGGGTGGAGGACTGGTTCgcacttcctcctcttcctcctcctcttcatcctcggTCTCCCATCATCACGGTCCACCCCTGGAGCAGCCCATGTACCAGCTTCACCGCGGCGCTGGGGGCAGCAGCCTCGCCTTCCGCTCTCTGGCTCTTGGGCCCTGTGGCCCCCTACTAGGAGACAGCCTGCCCTCGCCTCCTCCACGTGGCCCCCAAGGAGAGGGCACCTGTGCAGTGTGTGGGGACAATGCGGCCTGCCAGCACTACGGCGTACGCACGTGTGAGGGCTGCAAGGGCTTCTTCAAG cgCACCGTGCAGAAAAACGCCAAGTATGTGTGTCTGGCCAGTAAGAACTGTCCTGTGGACAAGAGGAGACGCAACCGCTGCCAGTACTGCCGCTTTCAGAAGTGTCTGAGCGTTGGCATGGTGAAGGAAG TGGTGCGTACTGATAGCTTGAAGGGGCGCCGAGGCCGTCTGCCTTCCAAACCAAAGAGCCCCCTGCAGACGGAAGCGtcccctccttctccaccaCTCAGTCTGCTCTCCGCTCTGCTCAGGGCTTACTCCCACTGCACACCCCGTGACCTCGACTACAGCCAG TTCAGTGCTGCCgaccctcccacctcctcctcagaTGCTGAGCACATCCAGCTCTTCTACAGGCTGCTCACCATCTCGATGGAGACCACGCGATGCTGGGCCGACCGGCTTCCCGGCTTCTCCGAGCTCCAGCGTGACGATCAGAACCTGCTCATAGACTCTGCCTTCCTGGAGCTGTTTGTCCTGCGATTGGCTCACAG gtcgATGCTGTCGGAGGATAAACTAGTGTTCTGTAACGGTTTGGTGCTGCACAGGTTCCAGTGCCTTCGTGGGTTCGGAGAATGGCTGGACTCCATTCGAGACTTCTCCACCCACCTCCAGAGCCTAAACCTGGACGCCTCTGCCTTCGCCTGCTTGGCTGCTCTCGTACTGCTCACAG agcAAGTCCCAGGTCTGAAGGACTCAAAGCGGGTTGAGGAGCTGCAGAATAAAGTTATCTGTTGTCTCAGAGACCACCTGGGTTGCGgcccttcttcctcctcgtccaAGGCTGCGCCTCCTCTGAGTCGTGTTCTGGGTCTAAGGGCAGAGCTCCGTTCCCAGAGGACCCAGGGCCTTCAACGAATCTTCTACCTGAAGCTAGAGGACCTGGTACCGCCGCCTCCATTGATCGACAGGTTCCTGGACACTCTGCCCTACTGA
- the nr4a3 gene encoding nuclear receptor subfamily 4 group A member 3 isoform X1 yields MNKRAQLLEQLQFVQLKCTPRDMPCVQAQYGPAPPGSAYSGQSFSYQGDSYGSDLMTPDYTKLDLGGGEISAAAATTSLPSFNVFVEGSYEPKSSCLYQMPPHRPTIKKEEESYPTAPPLEAMSSSTMYFKQSPPSTPTTPSLPPQPGSSFLWDDHPLAPPTHSHSLGSSLDAGPLKSPRFPHFYQHSPPHSGGSVGGYESLGGGLVRTSSSSSSSSSSVSHHHGPPLEQPMYQLHRGAGGSSLAFRSLALGPCGPLLGDSLPSPPPRGPQGEGTCAVCGDNAACQHYGVRTCEGCKGFFKRTVQKNAKYVCLASKNCPVDKRRRNRCQYCRFQKCLSVGMVKEVVRTDSLKGRRGRLPSKPKSPLQTEASPPSPPLSLLSALLRAYSHCTPRDLDYSQFSAADPPTSSSDAEHIQLFYRLLTISMETTRCWADRLPGFSELQRDDQNLLIDSAFLELFVLRLAHRSMLSEDKLVFCNGLVLHRFQCLRGFGEWLDSIRDFSTHLQSLNLDASAFACLAALVLLTEQVPGLKDSKRVEELQNKVICCLRDHLGCGPSSSSSKAAPPLSRVLGLRAELRSQRTQGLQRIFYLKLEDLVPPPPLIDRFLDTLPY; encoded by the exons ATGAACAAGCGCGCTCAATTATTGgaacagctgcagtttgtccagTTGAAATGCACACCTCGAG ACATGCCCTGTGTGCAGGCTCAGTACGGGCCCGCCCCTCCAGGCTCAGCCTACTCTGGCCAGTCCTTCAGTTACCAGGGCGACAGCTATGGCTCTGACCTCATGACCCCTGACTACACCAAGCTGGACCTTGGTGGCGGTGAGATCTCAGCAgccgccgccaccacctccctccccaGCTTCAATGTTTTTGTGGAGGGGAGCTACGAGCCCAAGTCCTCCTGCCTTTACCAGATGCCTCCACACAGGCCCACCAtcaaaaaggaggaggagagctacCCGACTGCTCCGCCACTGGAGGCCATGTCCTCCTCCACCATGTACTTTAAACAGTCCCCCCCTTCCACTCCCACCACCCCGTCCCTGCCGCCCCAACCTGGCTCCTCCTTCCTGTGGGATGATCACCCCCTAGCACCTCCAACTCACTCCCATTCTCTGGGTTCCAGCTTGGATGCAGGCCCCCTCAAGTCGCCCCGCTTTCCACACTTCTACCAGCACTCACCGCCCCATAGTGGCGGCAGCGTCGGCGGTTATGAGAGCCTGGGTGGAGGACTGGTTCgcacttcctcctcttcctcctcctcttcatcctcggTCTCCCATCATCACGGTCCACCCCTGGAGCAGCCCATGTACCAGCTTCACCGCGGCGCTGGGGGCAGCAGCCTCGCCTTCCGCTCTCTGGCTCTTGGGCCCTGTGGCCCCCTACTAGGAGACAGCCTGCCCTCGCCTCCTCCACGTGGCCCCCAAGGAGAGGGCACCTGTGCAGTGTGTGGGGACAATGCGGCCTGCCAGCACTACGGCGTACGCACGTGTGAGGGCTGCAAGGGCTTCTTCAAG cgCACCGTGCAGAAAAACGCCAAGTATGTGTGTCTGGCCAGTAAGAACTGTCCTGTGGACAAGAGGAGACGCAACCGCTGCCAGTACTGCCGCTTTCAGAAGTGTCTGAGCGTTGGCATGGTGAAGGAAG TGGTGCGTACTGATAGCTTGAAGGGGCGCCGAGGCCGTCTGCCTTCCAAACCAAAGAGCCCCCTGCAGACGGAAGCGtcccctccttctccaccaCTCAGTCTGCTCTCCGCTCTGCTCAGGGCTTACTCCCACTGCACACCCCGTGACCTCGACTACAGCCAG TTCAGTGCTGCCgaccctcccacctcctcctcagaTGCTGAGCACATCCAGCTCTTCTACAGGCTGCTCACCATCTCGATGGAGACCACGCGATGCTGGGCCGACCGGCTTCCCGGCTTCTCCGAGCTCCAGCGTGACGATCAGAACCTGCTCATAGACTCTGCCTTCCTGGAGCTGTTTGTCCTGCGATTGGCTCACAG gtcgATGCTGTCGGAGGATAAACTAGTGTTCTGTAACGGTTTGGTGCTGCACAGGTTCCAGTGCCTTCGTGGGTTCGGAGAATGGCTGGACTCCATTCGAGACTTCTCCACCCACCTCCAGAGCCTAAACCTGGACGCCTCTGCCTTCGCCTGCTTGGCTGCTCTCGTACTGCTCACAG agcAAGTCCCAGGTCTGAAGGACTCAAAGCGGGTTGAGGAGCTGCAGAATAAAGTTATCTGTTGTCTCAGAGACCACCTGGGTTGCGgcccttcttcctcctcgtccaAGGCTGCGCCTCCTCTGAGTCGTGTTCTGGGTCTAAGGGCAGAGCTCCGTTCCCAGAGGACCCAGGGCCTTCAACGAATCTTCTACCTGAAGCTAGAGGACCTGGTACCGCCGCCTCCATTGATCGACAGGTTCCTGGACACTCTGCCCTACTGA